The proteins below come from a single Microbulbifer sp. Q7 genomic window:
- a CDS encoding FAD/NAD(P)-binding protein, whose protein sequence is MIPEAFRVVRRSEEYAGTFTLHIEHKGGKPLASFAPGQFNMLYAFGSGEVPISMSGRVEDSGTYVHTIRAHGLATQSLERLRAGDELGVRGPFGQGWPMQEVADKHVLIIAGGLGLAPLRPAIYSLLSGAQPCRSLRLFYGARGPQEMLYIDELRHWQTQVAAVLTVDQADDEWHGAVGVITGPLAASTIDADNTIVFLCGPEVMMRFCVQTLLAKGLSESRIYLSMERNMKCATGHCGHCQWGPQFVCKDGPVFNYGSVRPWFKIRAL, encoded by the coding sequence ATGATTCCGGAGGCATTCCGGGTGGTGCGCCGCAGTGAAGAGTATGCGGGCACTTTTACCCTGCACATTGAGCACAAGGGGGGCAAACCGCTGGCGAGTTTTGCGCCCGGCCAATTCAACATGCTGTATGCCTTTGGCAGCGGGGAAGTGCCGATATCCATGAGCGGCAGGGTGGAAGATTCCGGCACTTATGTGCATACGATACGCGCCCATGGATTGGCAACGCAGTCGCTGGAGCGCCTGCGTGCCGGCGATGAACTGGGGGTTCGCGGCCCATTCGGCCAGGGGTGGCCGATGCAGGAAGTCGCAGACAAACATGTGCTGATCATCGCCGGCGGCCTGGGTCTGGCGCCACTGCGCCCGGCGATCTACAGCCTGCTCTCGGGCGCTCAGCCCTGCCGCAGCCTGCGCCTGTTTTATGGTGCCCGGGGCCCACAGGAAATGCTCTACATCGACGAACTGCGCCATTGGCAAACACAAGTCGCGGCAGTACTCACCGTAGACCAGGCAGATGACGAATGGCATGGCGCGGTCGGGGTGATTACCGGGCCGCTGGCGGCCAGCACCATCGATGCTGACAACACCATCGTCTTCCTCTGTGGACCCGAGGTCATGATGCGTTTCTGTGTGCAGACCCTGCTGGCCAAAGGCCTGTCGGAATCGCGCATTTACCTGTCGATGGAGCGTAATATGAAGTGTGCGACGGGACACTGCGGCCACTGCCAGTGGGGCCCGCAGTTCGTGTGCAAGGATGGGCCGGTATTCAATTACGGGAGTGTGAGACCTTGGTTCAAGATTCGCGCACTTTAG
- a CDS encoding oxidoreductase has translation MQGWAGIQLRECETLVQDSRTLGKDIRKPTLAVWKFTSCDGCQLSLLDCEDELLALADTIEIAYFMEASSTQLPGPYDLSLVEGSITTPEEQRRIRDIRAQSRALIAIGACATAGGIQALRNFANVDNFISAVYAQPEYIDTLKTSTPVSSHVPVDFELNGCPINKHQLLEVISAFLHRRPPQVPAHSVCIECKQRGNVCVWVAHGTPCMGPVTQAGCGAICPSYHRGCYGCYGPKENSNTTSLCHWWETELGADRVTVIENLRNFNAAAPDFEAASRSREPRDE, from the coding sequence GTGCAAGGATGGGCCGGTATTCAATTACGGGAGTGTGAGACCTTGGTTCAAGATTCGCGCACTTTAGGGAAGGACATACGCAAGCCAACGCTGGCGGTCTGGAAGTTTACTTCCTGCGATGGTTGCCAGTTGAGTCTGCTCGATTGCGAGGACGAGCTGCTGGCCCTCGCGGACACCATCGAAATTGCCTATTTCATGGAGGCCTCCAGCACCCAGCTGCCTGGCCCCTACGACCTTTCCCTGGTCGAGGGCTCCATTACCACGCCGGAAGAGCAGCGACGTATTCGCGACATTCGTGCCCAATCTCGCGCACTGATCGCCATTGGCGCCTGTGCCACCGCGGGCGGAATCCAGGCGCTGCGCAATTTCGCCAACGTCGACAATTTTATTTCTGCGGTGTATGCCCAGCCCGAGTATATCGACACCCTCAAAACATCGACCCCGGTGAGCAGCCATGTGCCGGTGGATTTTGAGCTGAATGGCTGCCCGATCAATAAGCACCAGTTGCTCGAGGTTATCAGCGCGTTTCTACACCGTCGTCCGCCGCAGGTCCCGGCACACTCGGTGTGTATCGAGTGCAAACAGCGCGGCAACGTCTGTGTTTGGGTGGCCCACGGCACTCCCTGCATGGGGCCAGTGACTCAGGCGGGCTGTGGTGCAATTTGCCCCAGCTACCACCGCGGCTGCTATGGCTGCTACGGCCCGAAGGAAAACAGCAACACCACCTCCCTGTGCCACTGGTGGGAGACCGAGCTGGGGGCGGACAGGGTCACGGTGATCGAGAACCTGCGCAACTTCAACGCGGCGGCACCGGATTTTGAGGCCGCGAGCCGCAGCCGGGAGCCCCGGGATGAGTAA